In the genome of Siniperca chuatsi isolate FFG_IHB_CAS linkage group LG17, ASM2008510v1, whole genome shotgun sequence, one region contains:
- the si:dkey-154b15.1 gene encoding uncharacterized protein si:dkey-154b15.1, with the protein MDFPVEATVHLNIFPNETKVREILRSHGFVLTDLSSDQVRVKGRFLKLKSVKASLEPLLNSQTKTDIVPSSSSPVQKVSSGAISKYYTDNSSHGNRSRSGSRNKPPHASPSSPTTSSSWASRSSNNHPTSPEYRASFSPIPDQRGSFRHGGESFVVDADVFMYANQLRKKDIDGILDSHNVRMEACQVADSFNITLLGKSARIAVGKLQSLLNNLNESLRTQEVPLKDMDHEGKGLLERIWKNKNIYGSVLVCAMNDKLHLIGPSGESYQLKQRLLGRPVDQTGRTGRTFDRNSRSRSSSLPPVSRKNTERDSGAIAYPSPVGAAGYSPSKYQDDKREGAEPKRGADARFVQGRAFRTRSQSESREKTRVERANSHVQELENKHPSPKSLVKALPQLLRINTKDMRKKIKSWRK; encoded by the coding sequence ATGGATTTCCCAGTGGAGGCAACagtacatttgaatattttcccCAACGAGACAAAGGTGCGAGAAATCCTCAGGTCACATGGCTTTGTGTTGACAGATCTGAGCAGCGATCAGGTCCGTGTCAAGGGGAGATTTTTGAAACTTAAATCTGTGAAGGCCTCTTTGGAGCCGCTTCTTAACTCACAAACCAAGACGGACATTGTGCCGTCCTCATCCTCACCGGTCCAGAAGGTTTCCTCTGGAGCCATTTCCAAATACTACACCGACAACAGCTCACATGGTAACAGAAGCCGGTCAGGATCCCGGAACAAGCCTCCCCATGCTTCTCCATCTTCACCCACCACCTCCTCATCTTGGGCGTCTCGCTCTTCCAACAACCATCCAACGTCTCCAGAGTACAGAGCTTCTTTTTCTCCAATACCAGACCAGCGTGGCTCATTCAGGCATGGAGGAGAGTCCTTTGTCGTTGATGCAGATGTGTTTATGTACGCAAACCagctcagaaaaaaagacattgacGGCATCCTGGACAGCCATAATGTTAGAATGGAAGCGTGTCAAGTTGCAGATAGCTTCAACATCACTTTACTGGGGAAGAGCGCAAGGATAGCTGTCGGTAAACTGCAGAGCCTCCTGAATAATCTCAATGAATCACTACGCACACAGGAAGTTCCTCTGAAGGACATGGATCATGAAGGCAAGGGTCTTTTAGAGAgaatttggaaaaacaaaaacatttacgGTTCAGTGCTCGTATGTGCGATGAATGACAAACTTCACCTGATAGGACCGTCTGGTGAGAGCTACCAGTTAAAGCAGAGGCTGTTGGGGAGGCCGGTTGACCAGACAGGACGTACAGGGAGGACATTCGACAGAAACTCCAGGTCAAGGAGCAGCTCTCTGCCACCAGTCAGTCGAAAGAACACAGAAAGAGATAGCGGTGCCATCGCTTATCCATCTCCCGTCGGAGCTGCAGGTTACTCTCCATCAAAGTACCAGGATGATAAAAGGGAAGGTGCTGAACCTAAGCGGGGAGCTGATGCTCGTTTTGTTCAAGGTAGAGCTTTTAGGACAAGAAGCCAATCTGAGTCCCGTGAAAAAACACGAGTAGAAAGGGCTAACAGCCATGTGCAAGAGCTGGAAAACAAACATCCGTCTCCTAAATCGCTCGTGAAAGCCCTTCCGCAGCTACTTAGGATAAATACAAAAGATAtgagaaaaaagataaaatcttggagaaaatga